A section of the Kribbella sp. HUAS MG21 genome encodes:
- a CDS encoding ATP-binding cassette domain-containing protein → MTTTNRVAIEAVGLVKKYGSTTALAGVDLSVPTGTVLGVLGPNGAGKTTAVRILGTLLRPDGGHATVGGYDVVRDAAKVRGIIGLTGQYASVDEDMSGRRNLIMIGRLLGYSRPRARAKADELLERFELTEAGDRIAKTYSGGMRRRLDLAASLVGDPSILYLDEPTTGLDPHARNGVWETVRNLVLDGTTVLLTTQYLEEADALADSIVVFDKGTVVANGRPAELKAQAGKQSLDVRPAEPSHIERVAAIVAESVGARPTVDVVNALVSVPVTDGSSMPVVVRRLDEAGIAVTELSLRLPSLDEVFLALTGHTAEEPKILEGAGR, encoded by the coding sequence ATGACCACAACGAACCGGGTCGCCATCGAGGCGGTCGGCTTGGTCAAGAAATATGGCAGTACGACCGCGCTCGCCGGCGTCGACCTGAGCGTGCCGACCGGCACCGTTCTCGGGGTCCTCGGCCCGAACGGCGCCGGCAAGACGACCGCGGTCCGCATTCTCGGCACGCTGCTCCGCCCCGACGGCGGCCACGCCACGGTCGGCGGGTACGACGTCGTCCGCGACGCCGCCAAGGTCCGCGGCATCATCGGGCTGACCGGGCAGTACGCGTCCGTCGACGAGGACATGTCCGGCCGCCGGAACCTGATCATGATCGGCCGGCTGCTCGGGTACTCGCGCCCGCGGGCCCGCGCCAAGGCGGACGAGCTGCTCGAGCGGTTCGAGCTGACCGAAGCCGGGGACCGGATCGCGAAAACGTACTCCGGCGGTATGCGCCGACGGCTCGACCTGGCCGCGAGCCTGGTCGGCGATCCGAGCATCCTGTACCTCGACGAGCCCACGACCGGTCTCGACCCGCACGCTCGCAACGGCGTCTGGGAGACGGTCCGCAACCTGGTGCTCGACGGCACCACCGTGCTGCTCACCACGCAGTACCTCGAAGAGGCAGACGCGCTGGCCGACTCGATCGTGGTGTTCGACAAGGGCACCGTGGTCGCGAACGGGCGCCCGGCCGAGCTGAAGGCGCAGGCCGGCAAGCAGTCGCTGGACGTCCGGCCCGCCGAGCCGTCGCACATCGAGCGGGTCGCGGCGATCGTCGCGGAATCGGTCGGCGCCCGGCCGACCGTCGACGTGGTGAACGCGCTGGTCAGCGTGCCGGTGACGGACGGCTCGTCGATGCCGGTCGTCGTACGGCGGCTGGACGAGGCGGGGATCGCGGTGACCG
- a CDS encoding MFS transporter translates to MTELLFPLGGRRAWAVWATAVLTYLVTVLHRGSMSVAGLQAAERFDISASALASFTVVQLTVYAAMQVPVGVLLDRYGSKRLLIAASALLFVAQSAFSMVDSYPAALAARAVLGVGDALVFISVLRVVMSWFPALRQPVMSQATGMLGGLGAIMSTVPMAAAFHAFGWTPTFAAASVLSVLTGLLVLFLVKDTPYDEPLRRAKQPLSEVRNNLRRAWREPGTRLGLWTHFTTSFSGSTFGLLWGYPFLVQGQGVAPTTAAAMLIIPVLAGLLYGPLVGRYAARFPFYRSWIVLAVIAGSVVMWTVVLLWPGRAPMPVLLALIVVQAAGGPGSMLGLDYARTFNPATRFGAANGMVNTGGFIATLLSIGMIGVLLDASSGGAPQGIDDFKFALAFQYVLWAIGTRQILKYRRKARGHLARYNPEAYQALLANRIMPLKG, encoded by the coding sequence GTGACCGAACTCCTCTTCCCCCTGGGCGGACGGCGTGCCTGGGCGGTGTGGGCCACTGCTGTCCTGACGTACCTCGTCACCGTGCTGCACCGCGGCTCGATGAGCGTGGCCGGCCTGCAAGCCGCCGAGCGCTTCGACATCTCCGCGTCCGCGCTCGCCAGCTTCACCGTTGTCCAGCTCACGGTGTACGCCGCCATGCAGGTCCCGGTCGGCGTACTGCTCGACCGCTACGGCTCCAAGCGCCTGCTGATCGCTGCGTCAGCCCTGCTCTTCGTAGCGCAGTCCGCGTTCAGCATGGTCGACTCGTACCCCGCAGCGCTCGCCGCCCGCGCAGTACTGGGTGTCGGCGACGCACTGGTGTTCATCAGCGTGCTGCGCGTGGTCATGTCCTGGTTCCCCGCGCTGCGGCAGCCGGTGATGTCCCAGGCGACCGGGATGCTCGGCGGTCTCGGCGCGATCATGTCGACCGTGCCGATGGCGGCGGCCTTCCACGCCTTCGGCTGGACCCCGACCTTCGCCGCAGCGAGCGTGCTGAGCGTCCTGACCGGTCTGCTCGTCCTGTTCCTCGTCAAGGACACGCCGTACGACGAACCGCTCCGCCGCGCCAAGCAGCCGCTCAGCGAGGTGAGGAACAACCTGCGCCGCGCCTGGCGGGAGCCGGGCACCCGCCTCGGCCTGTGGACGCATTTCACCACCAGCTTCTCCGGCAGCACGTTCGGTCTGCTCTGGGGCTACCCGTTCCTCGTCCAAGGACAGGGTGTGGCTCCGACGACCGCGGCGGCGATGCTGATCATCCCCGTGCTGGCAGGTCTCCTCTACGGACCTCTGGTCGGGCGGTACGCCGCCAGGTTCCCGTTCTACCGGTCCTGGATCGTGCTGGCGGTGATCGCGGGCTCGGTCGTGATGTGGACCGTCGTACTGCTCTGGCCGGGCCGTGCGCCGATGCCGGTGCTGCTGGCGCTGATCGTCGTCCAGGCCGCCGGCGGTCCGGGGTCGATGCTCGGGCTGGACTACGCGCGGACGTTCAACCCGGCGACCCGGTTCGGCGCGGCGAACGGGATGGTCAACACCGGCGGGTTCATCGCCACGCTGCTCAGCATCGGCATGATCGGCGTCCTGCTGGACGCGTCGTCGGGCGGTGCGCCGCAGGGGATCGACGACTTCAAGTTCGCGCTGGCGTTCCAGTACGTGCTGTGGGCGATCGGCACCCGGCAGATCCTCAAGTACCGGCGGAAGGCGCGCGGGCACCTGGCGCGCTACAACCCGGAGGCGTACCAGGCGCTGCTCGCCAACCGGATCATGCCGCTGAAGGGCTGA
- a CDS encoding S8 family serine peptidase: protein MSRTSRPRRLAAGLSAAALVCLSLGTATTANAADGPLMNYVVNTKATPGHVRKTEQAVKDAGGTVLVSYRQLGVVVAQSTNPDFRTDIRATHNGREVQSVGATRTAAVSEGVGGLNGYAAAPAPDPREGEQWDMVQIKADQAHAVTDGSRSVLVGINDSGVDDTHPDLAPNFDAANSVSCVRNGVPDKTPGAWRPTTSSHGTHVAGTVAAARNGVGIVGVAPGVRIASVKVVNDAGFIYPEYSICGIVWAAEHNMDVTNHSYFIDPYEFWCNDNGDQGAVQEAVRRAYDWATDRGTLSVAAAGNANYDLANKTVDRNSPNDTTPVTRTINNDCLDMPTELPGVITVASTTRTGARSSFSNFGLDKIDVAAPGSSILSTLPGGRYGLSSGTSMASPHVAGVAALMKSTHPSWSPTDIETALQQQADDTPCPTTTPDPRCTGTTAENSFYGEGLTDALEAATP, encoded by the coding sequence GTGTCCCGAACTTCCCGTCCGCGCCGGCTGGCGGCCGGCCTCTCCGCCGCCGCCCTGGTCTGTCTCTCGCTCGGCACCGCCACCACGGCGAACGCCGCCGACGGCCCGCTCATGAACTACGTCGTCAACACGAAAGCCACCCCGGGGCACGTCCGGAAGACCGAGCAGGCGGTCAAGGACGCCGGCGGCACCGTGCTGGTTTCCTATCGGCAGCTCGGGGTTGTGGTCGCGCAGTCGACGAACCCCGATTTCCGGACCGACATCCGCGCGACGCACAACGGACGCGAGGTGCAGTCGGTCGGCGCGACTCGGACGGCCGCGGTCAGCGAGGGCGTGGGCGGGCTGAACGGGTACGCCGCGGCGCCGGCGCCGGACCCGCGCGAGGGCGAGCAGTGGGACATGGTTCAGATCAAGGCCGACCAGGCGCACGCGGTGACCGACGGCTCCCGATCGGTGCTGGTCGGCATCAACGACAGCGGCGTCGACGACACGCACCCGGACCTCGCCCCGAACTTCGACGCGGCGAACTCCGTCAGCTGCGTGCGTAACGGCGTACCGGACAAGACCCCGGGCGCGTGGCGGCCGACGACCAGTTCGCACGGCACCCACGTGGCCGGCACGGTCGCCGCGGCCCGCAACGGCGTCGGCATCGTCGGCGTCGCGCCCGGCGTCCGGATCGCGTCGGTGAAGGTGGTGAACGACGCGGGCTTCATCTACCCGGAGTACTCGATCTGCGGGATCGTGTGGGCCGCCGAGCACAACATGGACGTGACGAACCACAGCTACTTCATCGACCCGTACGAGTTCTGGTGCAACGACAACGGCGACCAGGGCGCGGTCCAGGAGGCAGTACGCCGGGCGTACGACTGGGCGACGGACCGCGGCACACTCTCGGTGGCGGCGGCCGGCAACGCGAACTACGACCTGGCCAACAAGACGGTCGACCGCAACAGCCCGAACGACACGACACCGGTCACGCGCACGATCAACAACGACTGCCTCGACATGCCGACGGAACTCCCCGGCGTCATCACGGTCGCGAGCACGACGCGCACCGGCGCCCGGAGCAGCTTCTCCAACTTCGGCCTCGACAAGATCGACGTCGCCGCCCCCGGCAGCTCGATCCTCTCCACGCTTCCCGGCGGCCGCTACGGCCTCTCGAGCGGCACGTCGATGGCCTCACCTCACGTCGCCGGCGTCGCGGCCTTGATGAAGTCCACCCACCCTTCGTGGTCGCCGACCGACATCGAAACCGCCCTCCAACAGCAGGCCGACGACACCCCCTGCCCCACCACCACCCCCGACCCCCGCTGCACCGGCACCACCGCCGAAAACTCCTTCTACGGCGAAGGCCTCACCGACGCCCTCGAAGCCGCAACCCCCTGA
- a CDS encoding GntR family transcriptional regulator: MTGGDAADDALTVGEETAEIARVVVEAAPGVDKIPAAERVYAYVKTAILDRTYPGGELLTEGELATAVGVSRTPVREALLRLEESGLVKLYPKKGALVLPVLPQEIDDVLEARELIETHAAAKVWPRRKQLIETLTQRVDEMRAHRKQNNAKSFLEADRAFHEAIVDAAGNQILAKLYNSLRDRQVRMGVPGIEMQPARMDKSIAAHQELIGALSGNSVKRFRELVVAHIAEAATDLRSTR; encoded by the coding sequence GTGACAGGCGGGGACGCGGCGGACGACGCGTTGACGGTGGGCGAGGAAACCGCGGAGATCGCGCGGGTCGTGGTCGAGGCGGCGCCGGGGGTGGACAAGATCCCCGCGGCCGAGCGGGTCTACGCCTACGTGAAGACGGCGATCCTCGACCGCACGTACCCGGGCGGCGAGCTGCTCACCGAGGGTGAGCTGGCGACGGCGGTCGGCGTCTCCCGTACGCCGGTCCGCGAGGCGCTGCTGCGCCTGGAGGAGTCCGGTCTCGTCAAGCTCTACCCGAAGAAGGGCGCCCTCGTCCTCCCGGTGCTGCCGCAGGAGATCGACGACGTCCTCGAGGCCCGCGAGCTGATCGAGACGCACGCCGCCGCCAAGGTCTGGCCGCGCCGCAAGCAGCTGATCGAGACCCTGACGCAGCGCGTCGACGAGATGCGCGCGCACCGCAAGCAGAACAATGCGAAGAGCTTCCTGGAGGCCGACCGAGCCTTCCACGAAGCCATTGTCGATGCCGCGGGCAACCAGATCCTGGCGAAGCTCTACAACAGCCTCCGCGATCGCCAGGTCCGGATGGGCGTGCCCGGTATCGAGATGCAGCCGGCCCGGATGGACAAGTCGATCGCCGCCCACCAGGAGCTGATCGGCGCGCTCAGCGGCAACAGCGTCAAGCGCTTCCGCGAGCTCGTCGTCGCACACATCGCCGAAGCCGCGACGGATCTGCGGAGCACCCGGTGA
- a CDS encoding helix-turn-helix transcriptional regulator, whose translation MDRDTQTVSEQLTRAVAESGLSQAAFAIALGTSPSRFSTYRSGKTKPTAQFFLRAGRIARALRAARERRIMTAPATATAVREAGDEDWAWRMLLQGRDHLRLLLQRHDGSEAAWEAAPGTTGHAGFDVLLAVLTAREFETAGEAPPEWTNVDPLPTPWLPEHPFLEPDEIIEQTPGYVAKANIFVPARDL comes from the coding sequence ATGGACAGGGATACCCAGACGGTCAGTGAGCAGCTCACCCGCGCCGTCGCCGAGAGCGGGCTGTCTCAGGCTGCCTTCGCAATAGCCCTCGGCACCTCACCTTCTCGCTTCTCCACGTACCGTTCCGGCAAGACCAAGCCGACAGCGCAGTTCTTCCTACGCGCTGGACGGATCGCCCGCGCCCTGCGCGCGGCGCGTGAGCGCAGGATCATGACTGCCCCAGCCACGGCAACGGCCGTTCGCGAGGCCGGCGACGAGGATTGGGCATGGCGGATGCTGCTACAGGGCCGCGACCACCTACGCCTGCTTCTCCAACGCCACGACGGTTCCGAAGCCGCATGGGAGGCAGCGCCCGGCACGACGGGCCACGCAGGATTCGATGTACTACTCGCCGTTCTGACAGCACGCGAGTTCGAGACAGCCGGCGAAGCTCCACCCGAGTGGACGAACGTCGACCCACTCCCCACTCCATGGCTCCCCGAACACCCGTTCCTGGAGCCTGACGAGATCATCGAGCAGACCCCGGGTTACGTGGCGAAAGCCAATATCTTCGTCCCCGCTCGAGACCTGTGA